A window of Pseudomonas monteilii contains these coding sequences:
- a CDS encoding cell division protein FtsX, giving the protein MSEIRSPKVSERVAPKAADAKPAKKRGQHDDDGPGFKALLRAWGESHRASLADSLRRLGKQPVGSFFTCLVMAVALSMPMGLSLLLKNVERLGGSWQRAAQISLYLKLDASSAQGEALRKQIEGMPGVADAQYVSREQALEEFQQQSGLGEALRELPDNPLPGVVVVTPTEVDKPALEALRQRLAELPRVDVAQLDLVWVERLAAILKLGDRFVFGLAVLLISALLLVIGNTIRLHIENRRIEIEVIKLVGGTDSYVRRPFLYMGALYGLGAGVLAWGILAFALDWLNDAVVGLSDLYGSDFALAGVPGADGLSLLIGAVLLGYIGAWIAVARHLNELAPR; this is encoded by the coding sequence ATGAGCGAGATTCGTAGCCCCAAGGTGTCCGAGCGCGTCGCGCCGAAGGCCGCCGACGCCAAGCCTGCCAAGAAGCGCGGCCAGCACGACGACGATGGGCCTGGGTTCAAGGCCCTGCTGCGCGCCTGGGGCGAGAGCCATCGGGCCAGCCTGGCCGACAGCCTGCGACGCCTGGGCAAACAGCCTGTCGGCAGTTTCTTCACCTGCCTGGTGATGGCCGTGGCGTTGAGCATGCCCATGGGCCTGTCGCTGCTGCTGAAGAACGTCGAGCGCCTGGGCGGCTCCTGGCAGCGCGCGGCGCAGATTTCCCTGTACCTGAAGCTCGATGCCAGCAGTGCCCAGGGCGAGGCGCTGCGCAAGCAGATCGAAGGCATGCCGGGTGTCGCGGATGCGCAGTACGTCAGTCGCGAACAGGCGCTGGAAGAATTCCAGCAGCAGTCGGGCCTTGGCGAAGCGCTGCGCGAACTGCCGGACAACCCGTTGCCCGGCGTGGTGGTGGTGACCCCGACCGAGGTCGACAAGCCAGCGCTCGAAGCCTTGCGTCAGCGCCTGGCGGAGCTGCCCCGGGTCGATGTCGCGCAGCTCGACCTGGTGTGGGTCGAACGCCTGGCCGCGATCCTCAAGCTGGGCGATCGCTTCGTCTTCGGCCTGGCCGTGCTGCTGATTTCCGCCTTGCTGTTAGTAATTGGTAACACTATTCGTCTACACATCGAGAATCGCCGGATCGAGATCGAAGTGATCAAGCTGGTGGGCGGTACCGACAGCTATGTCCGACGGCCTTTCCTGTACATGGGCGCGCTCTACGGCCTGGGTGCAGGCGTGCTGGCCTGGGGCATCCTGGCCTTCGCACTGGACTGGCTCAACGATGCCGTGGTGGGGCTTTCCGACCTCTATGGCAGCGACTTCGCCCTCGCAGGGGTACCAGGGGCCGATGGACTTTCACTCTTGATCGGTGCTGTACTGTTGGGGTATATCGGTGCATGGATCGCCGTGGCTCGTCACCTGAACGAGCTGGCGCCACGTTAA
- a CDS encoding cell division ATP-binding protein FtsE (ATP-binding protein of an ATP-binding cassette transporter; when bound to FtsX, FtsEX localizes to the cell division site and plays a role in the assembly or stability of the septal ring under low-salt growth conditions), which produces MIRFEQVAKRYPNGHIGLHELSFRARRGEFLFVTGHSGAGKSTLLRLLLAMERPTSGKLLLAGQDLGQITNAQIPFLRRQIGVVFQNHQLLFDRTVFNNIALPLQILGLSKDEIAKRVDSALERVSLSDKGELFPADLSTGQQQRVGIARAIVHQPALLLADEPTGNLDPRLAAEIMGVFEDINRLGTTVLIASHDLALIARMRHRMLTLQRGRLIGDGEAGQ; this is translated from the coding sequence ATGATCCGCTTCGAACAGGTTGCCAAGCGCTACCCCAACGGCCACATCGGCCTGCACGAACTGAGCTTTCGTGCGCGCCGTGGCGAATTCCTGTTCGTGACCGGCCACTCCGGCGCTGGCAAGAGCACCTTGCTGCGCCTGCTGCTGGCGATGGAGCGACCGACCAGTGGCAAGCTGCTGCTGGCCGGGCAGGACCTGGGTCAGATCACCAATGCGCAGATCCCGTTCCTGCGTCGACAGATCGGTGTGGTGTTCCAGAACCACCAGCTGCTGTTCGACCGTACGGTCTTCAACAACATCGCCCTGCCACTGCAGATCCTCGGCCTGTCCAAGGACGAGATCGCCAAGCGCGTCGATTCGGCGCTCGAGCGGGTGTCGCTGAGCGACAAGGGCGAGCTGTTCCCGGCGGACCTGTCCACCGGGCAGCAGCAGCGCGTCGGGATCGCCCGTGCCATCGTGCATCAGCCGGCCCTGCTGCTGGCCGACGAACCGACCGGTAACCTCGACCCGCGCCTGGCAGCCGAGATCATGGGCGTGTTCGAAGACATCAACCGGCTGGGCACCACCGTGCTGATCGCCAGTCACGACCTGGCCCTCATCGCCCGCATGCGCCACCGCATGCTGACCTTGCAGCGCGGCCGACTGATCGGCGACGGGGAGGCCGGACAATGA
- a CDS encoding signal recognition particle-docking protein FtsY gives MFGSNDDKKAPADAGGKKGLFSWFRKKPQTPVAEPSAPEPVAPPASEAAPVTADAPVVVPVEPPPAIPPRAEPLPEAPVQAMPEHIDPDEPPTGSLVLPVAEEPVALVSDLTPQAPPEIPERPASVLVEPVPAEPAPVTADVVPEAPVVAPAPTARLPEPPATPPAPAPVVSSPAASPSPAQPAPALREPAPAAPVASPVSVPAPAAAPEPEVEPTPAAPARPEEPKTGFFARLKQGLSKTSASIGEGMASLFLGRKAIDDDLLEEIETRLLTADVGVEATSVIVQSLTQKVARKQLADADALYKSLQDELAGLLRPVEQPLRVQSQNKPFVILVVGVNGAGKTTTIGKLAKKLQLEGKKVMLAAGDTFRAAAVEQLQVWGERNSIPVIAQHTGADSASVIFDAVQAAKARNIDVLIADTAGRLHTKDNLMEELKKVRRVIGKLDADAPHEVLLVLDAGTGQNAINQAKHFNQSVELTGLALTKLDGTAKGGVIFALAKQFGLPIRFIGVGEGIDDLRTFEAEPFVKALFAEREHP, from the coding sequence ATGTTTGGTTCCAACGACGACAAGAAAGCCCCGGCCGACGCTGGCGGTAAAAAAGGCCTGTTCAGCTGGTTTCGCAAGAAGCCGCAGACCCCTGTCGCCGAGCCGTCGGCACCCGAGCCTGTAGCACCGCCGGCCAGTGAAGCCGCGCCGGTCACGGCGGATGCACCCGTGGTGGTGCCGGTCGAGCCGCCGCCTGCCATCCCGCCGCGCGCCGAGCCGCTGCCGGAGGCCCCCGTGCAGGCGATGCCCGAGCACATCGACCCTGACGAACCGCCGACCGGCAGCCTGGTGCTGCCCGTGGCCGAGGAGCCCGTCGCGCTGGTAAGCGACCTGACGCCGCAGGCGCCGCCGGAGATCCCGGAGCGCCCTGCGTCGGTGCTGGTCGAGCCTGTTCCGGCAGAGCCGGCCCCGGTCACCGCCGACGTGGTGCCAGAAGCACCGGTCGTCGCGCCCGCACCGACGGCGCGCCTGCCCGAACCGCCTGCCACACCGCCTGCGCCTGCGCCGGTAGTGTCTTCGCCTGCTGCATCGCCATCGCCTGCACAGCCCGCGCCCGCGCTCCGTGAGCCAGCACCTGCCGCACCGGTCGCGTCGCCTGTATCTGTACCTGCACCTGCCGCGGCACCGGAGCCAGAGGTCGAGCCGACCCCCGCCGCCCCGGCACGTCCCGAAGAACCCAAGACCGGCTTCTTCGCCCGCCTCAAGCAAGGCCTGAGCAAGACCAGCGCCAGCATCGGCGAAGGCATGGCCAGTCTGTTCCTGGGCCGCAAGGCCATCGACGACGACCTGCTCGAGGAGATCGAGACGCGTCTGCTGACGGCCGACGTCGGCGTCGAAGCGACCTCGGTGATCGTCCAGAGCCTGACGCAGAAGGTCGCGCGCAAGCAGTTGGCCGATGCCGATGCGCTGTACAAGTCCCTGCAAGACGAGTTGGCCGGCCTGCTGCGTCCCGTCGAGCAGCCCTTGCGCGTCCAGTCGCAGAACAAGCCGTTCGTGATCCTGGTCGTGGGCGTCAACGGCGCCGGCAAGACCACCACCATCGGCAAGCTGGCCAAGAAGCTCCAGCTCGAAGGCAAGAAGGTCATGCTGGCCGCTGGCGATACCTTCCGCGCCGCGGCAGTCGAACAGCTGCAGGTCTGGGGTGAGCGCAACAGCATCCCGGTCATCGCCCAGCACACGGGCGCCGACTCGGCCTCGGTGATCTTCGACGCCGTGCAGGCCGCCAAGGCGCGCAACATCGACGTGCTGATCGCCGACACCGCCGGCCGTCTGCACACCAAGGACAACCTCATGGAGGAGCTCAAGAAGGTGCGCCGGGTCATCGGCAAGCTGGATGCCGACGCCCCTCACGAGGTGCTGCTGGTGCTCGACGCCGGCACGGGCCAGAACGCCATCAACCAGGCCAAGCACTTCAACCAGAGCGTCGAGCTGACCGGCCTGGCCCTGACCAAGCTCGACGGCACCGCCAAGGGTGGCGTGATCTTCGCCCTGGCCAAGCAGTTCGGCCTGCCGATCCGCTTCATCGGTGTGGGCGAGGGCATCGACGACCTGCGCACCTTCGAGGCCGAGCCGTTCGTCAAGGCCCTGTTCGCCGAGCGGGAGCATCCATGA
- a CDS encoding peptidase M16: MNALARRAAGLLLSALCLPLTGYAATAQPTHEFTLDNGLKVVVREDHRAPVVVSQIWYKVGSSYETPGQTGLSHALEHMMFKGSAKLGPGEASRVLRDLGAEENAFTSDDYTAYYQVLARDRLPVALELEADRMASLRLPADEFSREIEVIKEERRLRTDDKPAGKAFELFRAMAYPASGYHTPTIGWMADLERMKVEELRHWYDAWYTPNNATLVVVGDVTADEVKGLAQKYFGAIPKRAVPPAKLPIELAEPGQRQLTLHLRTQLPMLLYGFNVPGLATAKDPRDVHALRLISALLDGGYSARLPSRLERGQELVAGASTSYDAFTRGDSLFMISATPNVQKQKSLGDVEQGLWQQLDELKNTPPSAEELERVRAQVIAGLVYERDSISSQATTIGQLETVGLSWKLIDQELDALKQVTPQDVQNAARTYFTRERLSVAHVLPEASAHE, encoded by the coding sequence ATGAATGCTCTCGCTCGCCGCGCCGCTGGCCTGTTGCTCAGCGCGCTCTGCTTGCCCCTGACGGGCTATGCCGCCACCGCTCAACCCACCCATGAATTCACCCTGGACAACGGCCTCAAGGTGGTCGTGCGCGAAGATCATCGCGCCCCCGTGGTCGTCTCCCAGATCTGGTACAAGGTCGGGTCGAGCTACGAGACCCCGGGCCAGACCGGCCTGTCCCACGCCCTCGAGCACATGATGTTCAAAGGCAGCGCCAAGCTCGGGCCAGGCGAGGCCTCGCGGGTCCTGCGCGACCTGGGCGCCGAGGAAAACGCCTTCACCAGCGACGACTACACCGCCTATTACCAGGTCCTGGCCCGTGATCGCCTGCCGGTCGCCCTGGAGCTGGAGGCCGATCGCATGGCCAGCCTGCGCCTGCCGGCCGACGAGTTCAGCCGCGAGATCGAGGTGATCAAGGAAGAGCGGCGCCTGCGCACCGACGACAAGCCGGCCGGCAAGGCCTTCGAGCTGTTCCGGGCCATGGCGTACCCGGCCAGCGGCTACCACACGCCGACCATCGGCTGGATGGCCGACCTCGAGCGCATGAAGGTCGAGGAACTGCGCCACTGGTACGACGCCTGGTATACGCCCAACAACGCCACGCTGGTCGTCGTCGGCGACGTCACGGCCGACGAGGTCAAAGGCCTGGCACAGAAGTATTTCGGCGCGATCCCCAAGCGCGCGGTGCCGCCGGCCAAGCTGCCGATCGAACTGGCCGAGCCCGGCCAGCGCCAGCTGACCCTGCACCTGCGCACCCAGCTGCCGATGCTGCTTTATGGCTTCAACGTGCCCGGCCTGGCCACCGCCAAGGACCCGCGCGACGTGCACGCGCTGCGCCTGATCTCGGCCTTGCTCGACGGAGGTTACAGCGCCCGCCTGCCTTCGCGCCTGGAGCGCGGCCAAGAACTGGTCGCCGGGGCGTCCACCAGCTACGACGCCTTCACCCGTGGCGACAGCCTGTTCATGATTTCGGCCACGCCCAACGTGCAGAAGCAGAAGTCCCTGGGCGACGTCGAGCAGGGCCTCTGGCAGCAGCTCGACGAGCTCAAGAACACCCCGCCCAGCGCCGAGGAACTCGAACGCGTGCGCGCCCAGGTGATCGCCGGGCTGGTCTACGAGCGCGACTCGATCAGCAGCCAGGCCACCACCATCGGCCAGCTGGAGACCGTTGGGCTGTCCTGGAAGCTGATCGACCAAGAACTCGACGCGCTCAAGCAGGTGACGCCCCAGGACGTCCAGAACGCCGCCCGTACCTATTTCACCCGCGAACGCCTGAGCGTCGCCCACGTCCTGCCGGAGGCATCGGCCCATGAATGA
- a CDS encoding peptidase M16, which yields MNDRRALRSLPWGLGGLAHAMALALLLVGPVQADSTPQDAPPPGSALKSLAELNDKAPARRTLDIQSWKTAEGARVLFVEARELPMFNLQVTFAAGSSQDGDTPGVAALTNAMLNEGVPGKDVTAIAQGFEGLGAEFGNGSYRDMAIASLRSLSAADKREPALELFAQVVGKPTFPQDSLARIKNQILAGFEYEKQNPERIASKALFSQLYATHPYAHPSDGTPESVPPISLAQLRAFHAKAYAAGNAVIAIVGDLDRQQAEQVAARVSSALPKGPALPSPSAPGEPKAGVTTIDFPSKQTHLMLAELGIDRADPDWPALSLGNQILGGGGFGTRLMSEVREKRGLTYGVYSMFSPMQVRGPFMITLQTRAELSEGTLDLVRRLLTDYLKDGPTQQELDDAKRELAGSFPLSNASNASIVGQLGVIGFYGLPLTWLEDFMQQSQALTVAQVRDAMRRHLDADKLVIVTVGPKVAQKPLPPPTDKPAEQPLGVPEH from the coding sequence ATGAATGATCGTCGCGCACTGCGCTCGCTACCCTGGGGCCTGGGCGGCCTGGCCCATGCCATGGCCCTGGCCTTACTGCTGGTCGGCCCGGTCCAGGCCGACAGCACCCCACAGGATGCCCCCCCTCCTGGCAGCGCCCTGAAATCGTTGGCCGAGCTGAATGACAAGGCCCCTGCCCGGCGCACGCTGGACATCCAGTCCTGGAAGACCGCGGAGGGCGCCAGGGTCCTGTTCGTCGAGGCGCGCGAGCTGCCGATGTTCAACCTGCAGGTGACCTTCGCCGCAGGCAGCAGCCAGGACGGCGATACGCCGGGCGTGGCTGCGCTGACCAACGCCATGCTCAACGAGGGCGTTCCGGGCAAGGACGTCACCGCCATCGCCCAGGGCTTCGAAGGCCTGGGCGCGGAGTTCGGCAACGGCTCTTACCGCGACATGGCCATCGCCTCGCTGCGCAGCCTGAGCGCCGCCGACAAGCGCGAACCGGCGCTCGAGCTGTTCGCCCAGGTGGTCGGCAAGCCGACGTTCCCGCAGGATTCCCTGGCCCGGATCAAGAACCAGATCCTGGCCGGCTTCGAGTACGAGAAGCAGAACCCCGAGCGGATCGCCAGCAAGGCCCTGTTCAGCCAGCTGTACGCCACCCATCCTTATGCCCACCCCAGCGACGGGACGCCCGAGAGCGTGCCGCCGATCAGCCTTGCGCAACTGCGTGCCTTCCATGCCAAGGCCTATGCGGCCGGCAACGCGGTGATCGCCATCGTCGGCGACCTGGATCGTCAGCAGGCCGAACAGGTGGCCGCACGCGTGTCCTCGGCGCTGCCCAAAGGACCCGCCCTGCCCTCGCCGTCGGCGCCTGGCGAGCCCAAGGCGGGCGTCACCACTATCGACTTCCCGTCCAAGCAGACCCACCTGATGCTGGCCGAGCTGGGCATCGACCGCGCCGATCCCGATTGGCCGGCGCTGTCGCTGGGCAACCAGATCCTCGGCGGTGGCGGCTTCGGCACGCGGCTGATGAGCGAAGTGCGGGAGAAACGCGGCCTGACCTATGGCGTGTATTCGATGTTCAGCCCCATGCAGGTCCGTGGCCCCTTCATGATCACGCTGCAAACCCGCGCCGAGCTGAGCGAAGGCACGCTGGACCTGGTGCGCCGCCTTCTTACCGACTACCTCAAAGATGGGCCGACCCAGCAGGAGCTGGACGACGCCAAGCGCGAACTGGCCGGCAGTTTCCCACTGTCGAATGCCAGCAACGCCAGCATCGTCGGGCAGCTGGGTGTGATCGGCTTCTATGGCCTGCCACTGACCTGGCTGGAAGATTTCATGCAGCAGTCGCAGGCGCTGACCGTCGCGCAGGTCCGGGATGCGATGCGTCGCCACCTGGACGCCGACAAGCTGGTCATCGTCACCGTGGGCCCGAAGGTTGCGCAGAAGCCGCTGCCGCCCCCAACTGACAAACCTGCCGAGCAGCCACTCGGCGTACCGGAGCATTGA
- the rsmD gene encoding 16S rRNA (guanine(966)-N(2))-methyltransferase RsmD (catalyzes the methylation of 16S rRNA at position G966), with the protein MARSSQPARPSRGQGHVRIIAGEWRSRRLNVPEGAGLRPTPDRVRETVFNWLAPSIEGAHVLDAFTGSGALVLEALSRGAADAVALDTNPAAIANLRDNLEVLRCPRGQLLQTDAVRYLEGPVKQAFDVVFLDPPFHEGLLATVCTLLDERQWLREHAWIYTESEAAPSTLAMPESWRLHREKKTGQVHYALWQKH; encoded by the coding sequence ATGGCAAGATCGTCTCAACCCGCCCGTCCCAGCCGGGGCCAGGGCCACGTACGGATCATCGCCGGCGAATGGCGCAGCCGCCGCCTGAACGTTCCGGAGGGCGCAGGCCTGCGCCCGACCCCGGACCGCGTGCGCGAAACCGTCTTCAACTGGCTTGCGCCCAGCATCGAGGGTGCGCACGTACTCGATGCCTTCACCGGCAGTGGTGCTCTGGTGCTCGAGGCGTTGTCCCGTGGTGCGGCCGACGCCGTGGCCTTGGACACCAACCCCGCCGCCATCGCCAACCTGCGCGACAACCTCGAAGTGCTGCGCTGCCCACGCGGGCAGCTCTTGCAGACCGATGCGGTGCGCTACCTGGAAGGCCCGGTGAAGCAGGCGTTCGACGTGGTCTTCCTCGATCCGCCGTTCCATGAGGGCCTGCTCGCCACCGTCTGCACGCTGCTCGACGAGCGTCAGTGGCTGCGCGAACACGCCTGGATCTACACCGAAAGCGAGGCGGCGCCCTCGACCCTGGCCATGCCGGAAAGCTGGCGCCTGCACCGCGAGAAGAAAACCGGCCAGGTGCATTACGCCCTGTGGCAAAAGCATTGA
- a CDS encoding alpha/beta hydrolase: MPFDRSPFHPAIGLGNPHLQTLWGPFIRRQQELSRTRERLWLDDGDFLDLDWHGPHSAQAPLVVVLHGLTGSSQSPYVIGLQRALAGCGWASVAVNWRGCSGEPNRLARSYHSGISEDLAQVVEHLRRVRPLASLHAVGYSLGGNVLLKYLGERGADSALHAAVAVSVPFRLDQCADRIALGFSRVYQAHFMRELSAHLSAKHDYLRQQGHLEGLAALERLGPLGRLRTFWDFDGKVTAPLNGFDSAQDYYRRASSRYYLGQIETPTLIIQARDDPFIFAHSLPTAEELAPGTSFELHARGGHVGFVEGSVRRPRYYLERRIPQWLLEQA, encoded by the coding sequence ATGCCCTTCGATCGCTCTCCCTTCCACCCTGCCATCGGCTTGGGCAACCCCCACTTGCAGACACTGTGGGGACCGTTCATCCGCCGCCAACAGGAGTTGTCACGCACACGCGAACGCCTCTGGCTGGACGATGGGGATTTCCTCGATCTGGACTGGCATGGCCCCCACTCGGCACAGGCTCCGCTCGTCGTCGTGCTGCATGGGCTGACCGGGTCCTCCCAGTCACCGTACGTCATCGGTCTGCAACGCGCCCTGGCTGGCTGCGGCTGGGCCAGCGTGGCCGTCAACTGGCGAGGGTGCTCGGGGGAGCCGAACCGGTTGGCGCGCAGCTATCATTCGGGCATCAGCGAAGACCTGGCACAGGTGGTCGAACACCTGCGCCGCGTGCGTCCCCTGGCCTCTCTGCATGCGGTGGGGTATTCGCTGGGCGGCAACGTGCTGCTCAAGTACCTGGGCGAGCGCGGCGCCGACAGCGCGTTGCACGCGGCCGTGGCGGTCTCTGTGCCCTTTCGACTCGACCAGTGCGCCGACCGTATCGCCCTGGGGTTTTCCCGGGTGTACCAGGCGCATTTCATGCGTGAGCTGTCAGCGCACCTGTCGGCCAAGCATGATTACTTGCGCCAGCAGGGCCATCTCGAGGGGCTGGCGGCGCTGGAGCGTCTGGGGCCACTCGGGCGCTTGCGCACGTTCTGGGACTTCGATGGCAAGGTCACCGCGCCGCTCAACGGGTTCGACAGTGCCCAGGACTATTACCGACGGGCTTCCAGCCGGTATTACCTGGGCCAGATCGAGACGCCGACGCTGATCATCCAGGCACGCGACGATCCCTTCATCTTCGCCCACAGTTTGCCGACGGCCGAAGAACTGGCGCCCGGTACGTCCTTCGAGCTGCACGCACGTGGCGGGCACGTGGGATTCGTCGAGGGCAGCGTGCGGCGACCTCGCTACTACCTGGAACGGCGCATTCCGCAGTGGTTGCTCGAACAGGCCTGA
- a CDS encoding 3-mercaptopyruvate sulfurtransferase has product MPLAHLITAERLAERLETPGLVILDCRFALEDRDHGPRSYAQGHIAGAHYADLDRDLSGPVSKGRTGRHPLPEPQRLIERLREWGVDDDSEVVLYDDGPGAFAARAWWLLAWLGKREGVSLLDGGLKAWHAAHLPLSLDPPAKRMGTFTGEPDPSLLIDAERLGRHLQRPDQTLLDARALPRFRGEVEPIDPVAGHIPGAQCATFTDNLDAEGRFLPADRLRQRFETYLAGRPPERVVAYCGSGVTACHNLFAMTLAGYPLGRLYAGSWSEWINDPAHAIATGD; this is encoded by the coding sequence ATGCCCCTTGCGCACCTGATCACCGCCGAGCGCCTGGCCGAACGCCTGGAGACGCCTGGGCTGGTGATACTCGATTGCCGCTTCGCCCTGGAAGACCGCGACCATGGTCCGCGCAGCTATGCCCAGGGCCATATCGCCGGCGCCCATTACGCCGATCTCGACCGCGACCTGAGCGGCCCGGTGAGCAAGGGGCGGACCGGCCGTCATCCGCTGCCGGAGCCGCAGCGCCTGATCGAGCGCTTGCGCGAGTGGGGCGTGGACGATGACAGCGAGGTCGTGCTGTACGACGACGGCCCCGGTGCTTTCGCTGCGCGGGCCTGGTGGCTGCTGGCCTGGCTGGGCAAGCGGGAGGGCGTCAGCCTGCTGGATGGGGGGCTCAAGGCCTGGCACGCGGCGCACCTGCCGTTGAGCCTGGATCCGCCTGCCAAGCGCATGGGGACGTTCACGGGCGAGCCGGATCCCAGCCTGCTCATCGACGCCGAGCGCCTGGGCAGGCACCTGCAGCGTCCGGACCAGACGTTGCTCGACGCCCGCGCCCTGCCGCGCTTTCGGGGCGAGGTCGAGCCCATCGACCCGGTGGCCGGGCATATCCCCGGCGCACAGTGCGCCACGTTCACCGATAACCTGGATGCAGAGGGCCGATTCCTGCCGGCCGATCGCCTGCGCCAGAGGTTCGAGACGTACCTGGCCGGTCGTCCGCCGGAGCGTGTGGTCGCCTATTGCGGCTCTGGCGTCACGGCCTGCCACAACCTGTTCGCAATGACCTTGGCGGGTTATCCGCTGGGCCGTCTGTACGCCGGGTCGTGGAGCGAATGGATCAACGATCCGGCACATGCCATCGCCACGGGGGATTGA
- a CDS encoding phosphopantetheine adenylyltransferase encodes MNRVLYPGTFDPITRGHGDLVERASRLFDHVIIAVAASPKKNPLFPLEQRVELAREVTRHLPNVEVIGFSTLLASFAKEQGANVLLRGLRAVSDFEYEFQLANMNRQLAPDVESLFLTPSERYSFISSTLVREIAALGGDISKFVHPAVAQALTERFKK; translated from the coding sequence ATGAACCGAGTGTTGTACCCGGGTACTTTCGACCCTATCACCCGAGGCCATGGCGACCTGGTCGAACGCGCTTCGCGGCTCTTCGATCACGTGATCATCGCGGTAGCGGCCAGCCCCAAGAAAAACCCCCTGTTCCCTCTCGAACAGCGGGTCGAGCTGGCGCGGGAGGTCACACGGCACCTGCCCAACGTCGAGGTCATCGGCTTTTCGACGCTATTGGCCAGCTTCGCCAAGGAGCAAGGGGCCAATGTCCTGCTGCGGGGCCTGCGTGCGGTGTCCGACTTCGAGTACGAGTTTCAGCTGGCCAACATGAACCGGCAGCTGGCACCGGACGTCGAGAGCCTGTTCCTGACGCCGTCGGAGCGCTACTCGTTCATCTCCTCGACCCTGGTGCGCGAGATCGCCGCATTGGGCGGAGACATCAGCAAGTTCGTGCATCCGGCCGTTGCCCAAGCGCTGACCGAACGCTTCAAGAAGTGA
- a CDS encoding ferredoxin yields MSLIITDDCINCDVCEPECPNAAISQGEEIYVIDPNLCTQCVGHYDEPQCQQVCPVDCIPLDEAHPESQDELMAKYRRITGKV; encoded by the coding sequence ATGTCCCTGATCATCACCGACGATTGCATCAATTGCGACGTCTGCGAACCTGAGTGCCCGAACGCCGCCATCTCGCAAGGCGAAGAGATCTACGTGATCGACCCGAACCTGTGCACCCAGTGCGTCGGCCACTACGACGAACCTCAATGCCAGCAGGTCTGCCCGGTCGACTGCATCCCGTTGGACGAGGCCCATCCCGAGAGCCAGGATGAGCTGATGGCCAAGTACCGCCGGATCACTGGCAAGGTCTGA
- a CDS encoding 5-hydroxymethyluracil DNA glycosylase, with protein MPELPEVETTRRGIAPFLEGQRVQRVVVRDRRLRWPIPEDLDVRLSGQRILTVERRAKYLLINAEAGTLISHLGMSGNLRLVELGLAPARHEHVDIELESGMALRYTDPRRFGAMLWSLDPHNHELLARLGPEPLTDLFDGERLYQLSRGRAMAVKPFIMDNAIVVGVGNIYATEALFAAGIDPRRAAGGISRARYLKLAVEIKRVLAAAIERGGTTLRDFIGGDGQPGYFQQELFVYGRGGLPCKVCATPLREVRLGQRASVYCPRCQR; from the coding sequence ATGCCGGAATTGCCAGAAGTCGAAACCACGCGACGCGGGATCGCGCCCTTTCTCGAAGGCCAACGCGTGCAGCGGGTCGTCGTGCGCGACCGCCGGCTGCGCTGGCCGATCCCCGAGGACCTGGACGTGCGCCTGTCCGGCCAACGCATCCTGACCGTCGAGCGGCGCGCCAAGTACCTGCTCATCAATGCCGAGGCCGGCACCCTGATCAGTCACCTGGGCATGTCCGGCAACCTGCGGCTGGTGGAGCTGGGCCTGGCGCCGGCACGCCATGAGCATGTGGACATCGAGCTGGAGTCGGGGATGGCCCTGCGCTACACCGACCCACGACGCTTCGGCGCCATGCTCTGGAGCCTGGACCCGCACAACCATGAGTTGCTCGCGCGGCTGGGCCCGGAGCCATTGACCGACCTGTTCGACGGCGAGCGCCTGTACCAGCTGTCCCGGGGGCGGGCGATGGCGGTCAAGCCGTTCATCATGGACAACGCCATCGTGGTCGGCGTGGGCAACATCTACGCGACCGAAGCGTTGTTCGCCGCCGGCATCGACCCACGACGGGCAGCAGGCGGCATCTCACGGGCGCGTTATCTCAAGCTGGCCGTGGAGATCAAGCGCGTGCTAGCCGCCGCCATCGAACGGGGCGGCACGACGCTGCGCGACTTCATCGGTGGCGATGGGCAGCCGGGGTATTTCCAGCAGGAGCTGTTTGTCTACGGGCGCGGCGGCTTGCCGTGCAAGGTCTGCGCGACGCCACTGCGCGAGGTGCGGCTGGGTCAGCGGGCAAGCGTCTACTGCCCGCGCTGCCAGCGCTGA